A single window of Taeniopygia guttata chromosome 1, bTaeGut7.mat, whole genome shotgun sequence DNA harbors:
- the LOC100227477 gene encoding cell surface glycoprotein CD200 receptor 1-A isoform X1: MKAGTNMKIAGKTVYVFVLLTITMVMRLAGNNSSVLVMTVGNSSVLTCPLRGNMTMLKWTITPKAGGPCTLVYRVDTNRTHRTNCSDNIDWTFQAGLPPALEIRQVGIAQEGNYSCEMATTEGNFHDTYHLTVLAPPRLSLSCDEQGSPVCEAAVGKPPAQLSWLPEGSSPPEEKCHDNGTVTVLSKFMVCSPNVTNVTTCMVSHPAGNWSQSIACCPSEKTNTNVFLYACIITCVLISITLLAVICYFKLYSGRPCHKTKPPEIAPIHSQQDDTMEVEPYTTYVQKENVIYNSVSDLTVGQNLPQDLCPGR; the protein is encoded by the exons ATGAAAGCAGGAACCAACATGAAGATTGCTGGGAAGACTGTGTATGTTTTTGTGCTGCTCACCATCACCATGGTCATGAGATTAGCAG ggAACAACTCCTCAGTGTTAGTGATGACTGTAGGTAACAGCTCAGTTCTCACCTGccctctcagaggaaatatGACTATGCTAAAATGGACAATAACCCCCAAGGCTGGAGGCCCTTGCACCTTGGTATACAGGGTTGATACAAACAGGACACACAGAACAAACTGCAGTGACAACATAGACTGGACATTCCAAGCAGGTCTGCCTCCTGCCCTTGAGATACGGCAAGTGGGAATCGCCCAGGAGGGAAATTACAGCTGCGAAATGGCAACAACGGAAGGGAATTTCCACGACACCTACCACCTGACCGTGCTGG cccCCCCGAGGCTGAGCCTGTCCTGTGATGAGCAGGGCAGCCCCGTGTGCGAGGCAGCGGTGGGGAAGCCGCCGGCTCAGCTCTCGTGGCTCCCAGAGGGCAGCTCCCCTCCAGAGGAGAAGTGCCACGACAACGGGACAGTGACTGTTCTCAGCAAGTTCATGGTGTGTAGTCCCAATGTCACCAATGTGACCACCTGCATGGTGTCCCACCCAGCTGGGAACTGGAGCCAGTCCATAGCCTGCTGTCCCTCAG AGAAAACCAACACCAACGTTTTCCTGTATGCCTGCATCATTACTTGTGTTCTGATCAGTATCACCTTGTTGGCTGTCATTTGCTATTTCAAGCTCTACAGTGGTAG aCCATgccacaaaaccaaacctccTGAAATTGCTCCTATACATTCCCAACAG gATGACACAATGGAAGTGGAACCTTATACTACTTATgtgcagaaggaaaatgtaatttacaACTCAGTGTCTGATCTGACAGTGGGGCAGAATCTTCCACAAGACCTGTGTCCAGGAAGGTGA
- the LOC100227477 gene encoding cell surface glycoprotein CD200 receptor 1-B isoform X3 — translation MKAGTNMKIAGKTVYVFVLLTITMVMRLAGNNSSVLVMTVGNSSVLTCPLRGNMTMLKWTITPKAGGPCTLVYRVDTNRTHRTNCSDNIDWTFQAGLPPALEIRQVGIAQEGNYSCEMATTEGNFHDTYHLTVLAPPRLSLSCDEQGSPVCEAAVGKPPAQLSWLPEGSSPPEEKCHDNGTVTVLSKFMVCSPNVTNVTTCMVSHPAGNWSQSIACCPSEKTNTNVFLYACIITCVLISITLLAVICYFKLYSDHATKPNLLKLLLYIPNRMTQWKWNLILLMCRRKM, via the exons ATGAAAGCAGGAACCAACATGAAGATTGCTGGGAAGACTGTGTATGTTTTTGTGCTGCTCACCATCACCATGGTCATGAGATTAGCAG ggAACAACTCCTCAGTGTTAGTGATGACTGTAGGTAACAGCTCAGTTCTCACCTGccctctcagaggaaatatGACTATGCTAAAATGGACAATAACCCCCAAGGCTGGAGGCCCTTGCACCTTGGTATACAGGGTTGATACAAACAGGACACACAGAACAAACTGCAGTGACAACATAGACTGGACATTCCAAGCAGGTCTGCCTCCTGCCCTTGAGATACGGCAAGTGGGAATCGCCCAGGAGGGAAATTACAGCTGCGAAATGGCAACAACGGAAGGGAATTTCCACGACACCTACCACCTGACCGTGCTGG cccCCCCGAGGCTGAGCCTGTCCTGTGATGAGCAGGGCAGCCCCGTGTGCGAGGCAGCGGTGGGGAAGCCGCCGGCTCAGCTCTCGTGGCTCCCAGAGGGCAGCTCCCCTCCAGAGGAGAAGTGCCACGACAACGGGACAGTGACTGTTCTCAGCAAGTTCATGGTGTGTAGTCCCAATGTCACCAATGTGACCACCTGCATGGTGTCCCACCCAGCTGGGAACTGGAGCCAGTCCATAGCCTGCTGTCCCTCAG AGAAAACCAACACCAACGTTTTCCTGTATGCCTGCATCATTACTTGTGTTCTGATCAGTATCACCTTGTTGGCTGTCATTTGCTATTTCAAGCTCTACAGTG aCCATgccacaaaaccaaacctccTGAAATTGCTCCTATACATTCCCAACAG gATGACACAATGGAAGTGGAACCTTATACTACTTATgtgcagaaggaaaatgtaa
- the LOC100227477 gene encoding cell surface glycoprotein CD200 receptor 1-A isoform X2, which produces MKAGTNMKIAGKTVYVFVLLTITMVMRLAGNNSSVLVMTVGNSSVLTCPLRGNMTMLKWTITPKAGGPCTLVYRVDTNRTHRTNCSDNIDWTFQAGLPPALEIRQVGIAQEGNYSCEMATTEGNFHDTYHLTVLAPPRLSLSCDEQGSPVCEAAVGKPPAQLSWLPEGSSPPEEKCHDNGTVTVLSKFMVCSPNVTNVTTCMVSHPAGNWSQSIACCPSEKTNTNVFLYACIITCVLISITLLAVICYFKLYSGRPCHKTKPPEIAPIHSQQEEVKLIFPITLTWSKHQRCVPTANT; this is translated from the exons ATGAAAGCAGGAACCAACATGAAGATTGCTGGGAAGACTGTGTATGTTTTTGTGCTGCTCACCATCACCATGGTCATGAGATTAGCAG ggAACAACTCCTCAGTGTTAGTGATGACTGTAGGTAACAGCTCAGTTCTCACCTGccctctcagaggaaatatGACTATGCTAAAATGGACAATAACCCCCAAGGCTGGAGGCCCTTGCACCTTGGTATACAGGGTTGATACAAACAGGACACACAGAACAAACTGCAGTGACAACATAGACTGGACATTCCAAGCAGGTCTGCCTCCTGCCCTTGAGATACGGCAAGTGGGAATCGCCCAGGAGGGAAATTACAGCTGCGAAATGGCAACAACGGAAGGGAATTTCCACGACACCTACCACCTGACCGTGCTGG cccCCCCGAGGCTGAGCCTGTCCTGTGATGAGCAGGGCAGCCCCGTGTGCGAGGCAGCGGTGGGGAAGCCGCCGGCTCAGCTCTCGTGGCTCCCAGAGGGCAGCTCCCCTCCAGAGGAGAAGTGCCACGACAACGGGACAGTGACTGTTCTCAGCAAGTTCATGGTGTGTAGTCCCAATGTCACCAATGTGACCACCTGCATGGTGTCCCACCCAGCTGGGAACTGGAGCCAGTCCATAGCCTGCTGTCCCTCAG AGAAAACCAACACCAACGTTTTCCTGTATGCCTGCATCATTACTTGTGTTCTGATCAGTATCACCTTGTTGGCTGTCATTTGCTATTTCAAGCTCTACAGTGGTAG aCCATgccacaaaaccaaacctccTGAAATTGCTCCTATACATTCCCAACAG GAGGAAGTGAAGCTTATCTTCCCCATAACTTTGACTTGGAGCAAACACCAGAGATGTGTTCCAACAGCAAACACTTGA
- the LOC100227477 gene encoding cell surface glycoprotein CD200 receptor 1-A isoform X4 — MKAGTNMKIAGKTVYVFVLLTITMVMRLAGNNSSVLVMTVGNSSVLTCPLRGNMTMLKWTITPKAGGPCTLVYRVDTNRTHRTNCSDNIDWTFQAGLPPALEIRQVGIAQEGNYSCEMATTEGNFHDTYHLTVLAPPRLSLSCDEQGSPVCEAAVGKPPAQLSWLPEGSSPPEEKCHDNGTVTVLSKFMVCSPNVTNVTTCMVSHPAGNWSQSIACCPSEKTNTNVFLYACIITCVLISITLLAVICYFKLYSDHATKPNLLKLLLYIPNRRK; from the exons ATGAAAGCAGGAACCAACATGAAGATTGCTGGGAAGACTGTGTATGTTTTTGTGCTGCTCACCATCACCATGGTCATGAGATTAGCAG ggAACAACTCCTCAGTGTTAGTGATGACTGTAGGTAACAGCTCAGTTCTCACCTGccctctcagaggaaatatGACTATGCTAAAATGGACAATAACCCCCAAGGCTGGAGGCCCTTGCACCTTGGTATACAGGGTTGATACAAACAGGACACACAGAACAAACTGCAGTGACAACATAGACTGGACATTCCAAGCAGGTCTGCCTCCTGCCCTTGAGATACGGCAAGTGGGAATCGCCCAGGAGGGAAATTACAGCTGCGAAATGGCAACAACGGAAGGGAATTTCCACGACACCTACCACCTGACCGTGCTGG cccCCCCGAGGCTGAGCCTGTCCTGTGATGAGCAGGGCAGCCCCGTGTGCGAGGCAGCGGTGGGGAAGCCGCCGGCTCAGCTCTCGTGGCTCCCAGAGGGCAGCTCCCCTCCAGAGGAGAAGTGCCACGACAACGGGACAGTGACTGTTCTCAGCAAGTTCATGGTGTGTAGTCCCAATGTCACCAATGTGACCACCTGCATGGTGTCCCACCCAGCTGGGAACTGGAGCCAGTCCATAGCCTGCTGTCCCTCAG AGAAAACCAACACCAACGTTTTCCTGTATGCCTGCATCATTACTTGTGTTCTGATCAGTATCACCTTGTTGGCTGTCATTTGCTATTTCAAGCTCTACAGTG aCCATgccacaaaaccaaacctccTGAAATTGCTCCTATACATTCCCAACAG GAGGAAGTGA